One window of Ralstonia pickettii DTP0602 genomic DNA carries:
- a CDS encoding Fis family transcriptional regulator gives MSAYANRPLLYVSQHHDAMLCRLLAQRGWKISFASNLHDLNALPHGAQPIAALLDLHCGFSDAELESFEPWLSQPQIGWIGIVASRDALTDAARRLLGLYFVDYYTAPFEPADLAHSLGHAQGMAQLRPGVQRPVAGTARADGMIGNCSAMQTLFRGIEKVSRWDTPVLISGESGTGKELAAQAIHRASERAQKPFVAVNCAAIPPTLLMSELFGYERGAFTGATKRKPGRIEMAQGGTLFLDEIGDMPLESQTSLLRFLETGRIERLGGTESVEVDVRIISATHVDLEAAIAAERFRGDLYHRLCVLRVRQPPLRERGSDIMLIAEHVLEGVRKQSPARIRGFSPTALRAIQRHNWPGNVRELINRIRHAAAMCEDGVIQPADLELAAPVEERPMTLAAIREAAEQNAIIEALQRHHERLIDVAAELGISRVTLFRLMRDYKLQVKKGDLGLICVQG, from the coding sequence ATGAGTGCATATGCCAACCGTCCGCTGCTGTACGTGTCGCAGCACCATGACGCCATGCTGTGCAGGTTGCTCGCACAGCGGGGCTGGAAGATCAGCTTCGCGTCGAACCTGCACGACCTCAATGCGCTGCCACACGGCGCCCAGCCCATCGCCGCCCTGCTCGACCTGCACTGTGGCTTCAGCGATGCCGAGCTGGAGTCGTTCGAACCCTGGCTCTCGCAACCCCAGATCGGCTGGATCGGCATCGTCGCCAGCCGCGATGCGCTGACCGACGCCGCGCGCCGCCTGCTCGGGCTGTACTTTGTCGACTACTACACCGCGCCGTTCGAGCCCGCCGACCTGGCGCACTCGCTCGGCCATGCGCAGGGCATGGCGCAGCTGCGACCCGGCGTGCAGCGCCCGGTGGCCGGCACCGCGCGCGCCGACGGCATGATCGGCAACTGCTCTGCCATGCAGACACTGTTCCGCGGCATCGAGAAGGTGTCGCGCTGGGACACCCCGGTGCTGATCTCGGGCGAGTCCGGCACCGGCAAGGAACTGGCCGCGCAGGCGATCCACCGCGCCTCCGAACGCGCGCAGAAGCCCTTCGTCGCGGTCAACTGCGCCGCCATCCCGCCCACGCTGCTGATGTCCGAGCTGTTCGGCTACGAGCGCGGTGCCTTCACCGGCGCGACCAAGCGCAAGCCGGGCCGCATCGAGATGGCACAGGGCGGCACGCTGTTCCTCGATGAAATCGGCGACATGCCGCTGGAGAGCCAGACCAGCCTGCTGCGCTTCCTGGAGACCGGGCGCATCGAACGGCTGGGCGGCACCGAATCGGTGGAGGTGGACGTGCGCATCATCTCGGCCACGCACGTGGACCTGGAAGCGGCGATCGCCGCCGAACGCTTCCGCGGCGACCTCTACCACCGCCTGTGCGTGCTGCGCGTGCGCCAGCCCCCACTGCGCGAACGCGGCAGCGACATCATGCTGATCGCCGAGCACGTGCTGGAGGGCGTGCGCAAGCAGTCGCCGGCCCGCATCCGCGGCTTCTCGCCCACCGCGCTGCGCGCGATCCAGCGGCACAACTGGCCGGGCAATGTGCGCGAGCTGATCAACCGCATCCGCCATGCCGCCGCGATGTGCGAGGACGGCGTGATCCAGCCCGCCGACCTGGAACTGGCCGCGCCCGTCGAGGAACGCCCGATGACGCTCGCGGCGATCCGCGAGGCGGCCGAGCAGAATGCCATCATCGAGGCGCTGCAGCGGCATCATGAGCGGCTGATCGATGTAGCGGCAGAGCTTGGCATCTCGCGCGTGACGCTGTTCCGGCTGATGCGGGATTACAAGCTGCAGGTGAAGAAGGGGGATCTGGGGTTGATCTGCGTGCAGGGCTAG
- a CDS encoding membrane protein (K06872: K06872; uncharacterized protein) — translation MGHTLRSRLRLGWLAVALLWLATILSGPALAADGFVPVPPLTQRVTDLTGTLTPQQRGALENVLAEYEQQRGSQIFVLMVPTTDPEPIDAYSIRVADAWRAGRKGIDDGVIVLIAKDNPPGLRKMRLEVGRGVQGSLTDAMSKRILQDIMAPHFRQNDFYGGLAAGISAIQATIDKEGLPGPQARKVQQASALADLLPVLFPLAIIVFFFLSAILRRRGPQIVTTRRGRDVIAGGLGGLGGYGMGQDWGRRGGGWGGGGGFGGGGGGGGFGGGGGGGFDGGGASGNW, via the coding sequence ATGGGCCACACCCTGCGCTCGCGCCTGCGGCTGGGCTGGCTGGCCGTCGCCCTGCTGTGGCTGGCGACAATCCTGTCCGGCCCGGCGCTGGCGGCTGACGGGTTCGTGCCGGTGCCGCCGCTCACCCAGCGCGTCACCGACCTGACCGGCACGCTGACGCCGCAGCAGCGCGGCGCGCTGGAAAACGTGCTGGCGGAATACGAGCAGCAGCGCGGCAGCCAGATCTTCGTGCTGATGGTCCCCACCACCGACCCCGAGCCCATCGACGCCTACAGCATCCGCGTGGCCGACGCCTGGCGCGCCGGGCGCAAGGGCATCGACGACGGCGTGATCGTGCTGATCGCCAAGGACAATCCGCCGGGGCTGCGCAAGATGCGGCTGGAAGTGGGCCGCGGCGTGCAGGGCTCGCTGACCGACGCCATGTCCAAGCGCATCCTGCAGGACATCATGGCGCCGCACTTCCGCCAGAACGACTTCTACGGCGGGCTGGCTGCGGGCATCTCCGCGATCCAGGCCACCATCGACAAGGAAGGCCTGCCGGGCCCGCAGGCACGCAAGGTGCAGCAGGCGTCCGCGCTGGCCGACTTGCTGCCGGTGCTGTTCCCGCTGGCGATCATCGTGTTCTTCTTCCTCAGTGCAATCCTGCGCCGGCGCGGCCCGCAGATCGTCACCACCCGGCGCGGCCGCGATGTGATCGCCGGCGGCCTGGGCGGGCTGGGCGGCTATGGCATGGGACAGGACTGGGGCCGTCGCGGTGGCGGCTGGGGCGGTGGTGGTGGATTTGGCGGCGGCGGTGGTGGTGGCGGATTTGGCGGCGGGGGCGGCGGCGGCTTCGATGGCGGCGGCGCCTCCGGCAACTGGTGA
- a CDS encoding LemA family protein (K03744: lemA; LemA protein), producing the protein MRASSSLSSPLSVFRWLLLAVMASLLSACGYNDFQSKDEAVKAAWSEVINQYQRRADLIPNLVNTVKGYASHERETLEAVTKARAAATSIQVSPETLNDPEAFKRFQQAQGELSGALSRLLAVSENYPQLKADASFRDLQSQLEGTENRITVARQRYIAAVQDFNILARSFPTNLTAMIFKYPVKPSFTVENEKAISTPPAVKF; encoded by the coding sequence ATGCGCGCCTCTTCGTCCCTGTCCTCGCCGCTATCCGTCTTCCGCTGGCTGCTGCTGGCGGTCATGGCCAGCCTGCTGTCCGCGTGCGGCTACAACGACTTCCAGTCCAAGGACGAGGCGGTCAAGGCGGCCTGGAGCGAAGTCATCAACCAGTACCAGCGCCGCGCCGATCTGATCCCCAACCTGGTCAACACCGTCAAGGGCTACGCCTCGCACGAGCGCGAGACCCTCGAAGCGGTGACCAAGGCCCGCGCCGCCGCCACCAGCATCCAGGTCTCGCCCGAGACCCTGAACGACCCGGAAGCCTTCAAGCGCTTCCAGCAGGCGCAGGGCGAACTGTCCGGCGCACTGTCGCGCCTGCTGGCCGTGTCCGAGAACTACCCGCAACTGAAGGCCGATGCCTCGTTCCGCGACCTGCAGTCGCAGCTCGAAGGCACCGAGAACCGCATCACCGTGGCACGCCAGCGCTATATCGCCGCGGTGCAGGACTTCAATATCCTGGCGCGCAGCTTCCCGACCAACCTGACGGCGATGATCTTCAAGTACCCGGTCAAGCCGTCGTTCACGGTGGAAAACGAGAAGGCCATCTCCACGCCGCCCGCGGTCAAGTTCTGA